Proteins encoded by one window of Paenibacillus sp. DCT19:
- a CDS encoding biotin--[acetyl-CoA-carboxylase] ligase: MDILQYDTIDSTNIEAKRLIQSGKSPGFAVMSQNQTAGKGQYGRVWQTPSGNLALTTVWPLSANPALRPTIALMAGLAIHNVIEPYLTANQRLQIKWPNDILINGAKLSGTLVEADQSAIYIGIGINMAYRPEHVPYSTICLSEFAEVRPDVIAEQLVQSLVDYHQSWIMDGFEPLIPLYQERMFNFGKEIQFMVDRKKSEWIEGQCLGVDSHGRLLIEQADGQVTAHASGDVVIKKLDGSS, encoded by the coding sequence ATGGATATATTACAATACGACACAATTGATAGCACCAATATAGAAGCCAAGCGACTGATCCAGAGCGGTAAATCTCCAGGCTTTGCCGTTATGTCCCAGAATCAGACTGCAGGTAAAGGACAATACGGACGGGTGTGGCAGACACCTTCGGGGAATCTGGCACTTACCACCGTTTGGCCGCTATCAGCCAATCCGGCTCTTCGACCAACCATCGCTTTGATGGCAGGACTTGCAATTCATAATGTCATTGAGCCGTATCTTACAGCCAATCAGCGTCTGCAGATCAAATGGCCCAATGACATCCTTATTAACGGAGCTAAACTATCTGGTACGCTCGTTGAAGCTGATCAATCCGCTATTTACATCGGAATCGGTATTAATATGGCGTATCGACCAGAACATGTGCCTTACTCCACCATATGTTTATCCGAATTCGCCGAGGTTCGCCCTGACGTAATCGCAGAGCAGCTCGTGCAGAGCCTAGTGGACTATCATCAATCCTGGATTATGGATGGATTCGAGCCACTGATCCCGCTGTATCAGGAACGCATGTTTAACTTTGGAAAAGAGATTCAATTCATGGTTGATCGCAAGAAAAGCGAATGGATCGAAGGACAATGCCTAGGGGTCGACAGCCATGGACGTTTGCTCATTGAGCAGGCAGACGGGCAGGTCACTGCGCATGCAAGTGGGGACGTCGTGATTAAGAAATTGGATGGTTCAAGCTAA